AGGCGGGAGTCTGGCATGTCCGGGCCTTCAAAGAGGCCCGGGCCATCCTGCGCAGCAGTGCTGTGCGTCAGGCTGGTTTTAAAGCTGAAGTGCTGGCGCTGCTGCCCCGTCTCATGCGTCTGCCGCTGCTCTACAGCGACGGCCAGGAGCACCAGCAGCAGCGGCGGCAGACGGCTCGTTTTTTCGCGCCGCGCGTAGTCAACGAGCAATATCGGAAGCTCATGGAGGCCGTGAGTGAGCAATTGATTGAGAAGCTGCTGCGGAGGAGGAGGATTGACCTGAGCCGGCTCACGCTGGAGATGGCCGTGCGTGTTGCCGCCGAAGTAGTAGGGCTGACCGACAGTTGGCTGCCGGGCATGGCGCGCCGACTGGAAGCTTTCTTCCGCTATCCCATTCAGCGCCTCAGTCCTGACCCGCGGACCTGGCTCAATTTTCTGGGCCTGCAGTGGGCCATTCTGCGCTTCTACTGGCTAGACGTACGTCCGGCGATTCGGGTGCGGCGCCGGCAGCCGCGCCAGGACGTCATCTCTCATCTGTTGGCCCAGGGCTATAGCGCGCGCGAGATTCTCACCGAATGTGTCACCTATGGTGCTGCCGGCATGATCACCACGCGCGAATTCATCGGCGTTGCAGCCTGGCATCTGCTAGAGCAGCCAGCTCTGCGCCAACGCTTTCTACAGGCTCCAGAGGAGGAGCGCCTCGCCCTGCTGGAGGAGGTGCTTCGCCTGGAGCCGGTAGTGGGTCACCTCTATCGTCGCACCAGCCAGGAGCTGATCCTTGCCGGGGCCGGCGAGGATCAGCTGCGCATTCCGGCGGGGGCCATCATCGACCTGCACATCTATGCCATCAACGCCGACGAGCGGGTCGTAGGAGAGCAAGCGCGGCGGCTCTGTCCGGGGAGGACCTTGCACGAAGAGCGCGTTCCGTCCTCGCTGATGGGCTTTGGCGATGGCGCGCACCGCTGTCCTGGGGCGCCCATCGCCATGCAGGAAAGCGACATCTTTCTGCGGCGTCTGCTGGCGCTACCGGGACTGCGCCTTGAGCGTTCGCCGCGGCTGCGCTGGAACAAGCTCATCTGTGGCTACGAGCTGCGCGACCTCATTGTGTCGCTAGACGAGAGCGGCTCCCGGCCTCATGCGGCAGGCCCAGCGCTGGGGGTAGCCAGTCCGACCGCTGCTGCTCTCGGGGAGCCTTAAGCCTTCTGCAGCACGTAGCCAGCCTCCAGCAAGGCTCTTCCCTGCTCCTGGCCCGGCGCGCCAGCGGGACGTGTGCGCGTGCTGCGTGCGGTGCTGGCCCGGGCCAGGCGGGCGCGCAGGCGCTCCTGGCGGGCCACCGTCGTCGGCAAATACGGCTCCATCGCCCGGATCGCATTCAGATAGACCTGCTGCTGCTCGCGAATCACGCCGTCTGGTCCCAGCTCCCACCACTCGCGCGGCGTAAAGTAGGCCGAGACCTCCGCCTCGGGGCCGCTGCGTCCGAACCACTGGATCAGGTGCAGATTATCGGACTGGGCCAGCCAGATAGCCAGATCGAGCAGCTCCGGATTCTCCGTCAGGCGCGCCATGCCATAGACCTGGCCCATGAGCTGAAAGATCGTCTGCTGGGCGCTATTGCCCAGGAAAAACTCCATGCCGCCGCTACCGGCCCAGGTGGTCGGATAGACGGGCAAGGGCAGGTGATAGGCGCGCTGCTGGAAGCGGGAAATCAGCTCGCTGGGCGTGCGTGTTTGCACACCACGGCGAGCCAGCTCAGCGGGCAGGGCGCGCATGAACTCGAAGATACCGCTATCGACGCGGTGGTGTTCACCGAAGGTCTCATAGTCCCAGCCGAGCAGCAAGAAATCACCCCAGGTATGGGCGATCCAGTCGGCGTAGCGATCGGCGTAGAGCGGGTAGCCCGACCACGAGCGATTAGAGAAGCGATAGCCCACATCGTCGCTCAGGTCGAGGTGACGCGCCAGCAGATAGGGGCCGCGTTCGCGATCGCCGACGACAGCGTTGCGGCTGCGGTGATTGCCGCTGCTGCGTCGGCCTGGGGTCGTAGGAGGACGGTAGGTCTGCGGTGGTAGCGCGTAGGGCTGCTCCTCGGTGTAGTGGTAGAGGTGGGTACTCTCGCGCCAGCCCAGCACCCAGGGGCGGCCATCCATCAGTGCCCCCCGGAAGCCGGCCAGATCCAGCGCATGATAAATCGTCACCGACATGCACATCTCGGTCGTGTCGGTCACCTGGGGGCGCTTCCCAAAGATGCGCTCGATCTCCTCAGCCATCCATTGCATGCGAGCAATAAAAGCCGGCAGATCGAGCAAGAACAGAAAGCTGTGGTACGGTTCCACGCCGATAATTTCCACGTTCTCATGCGCTACCAGCTCGCGGAAGAGGTCCAGCAGGGCGGGGTCCCAGGCCTCGGCCTGGCGCAGGAACGAGAGCGAGAAGCCGATCGAGAGATGGAGGCCCTGGCGCACCAGGTCCAGGAACATGCGCGTTGCCGGGTAGTAACAATAGGTAGCCACCTTACGAAAGTAGCGCTCGTTCATCCGCTCGTCGAA
This Thermogemmatispora onikobensis DNA region includes the following protein-coding sequences:
- a CDS encoding glycoside hydrolase family 57 protein yields the protein MVAELAIYTVVHQPRRLKLPAQPIPRGASIEDIGRCLFDERMNERYFRKVATYCYYPATRMFLDLVRQGLHLSIGFSLSFLRQAEAWDPALLDLFRELVAHENVEIIGVEPYHSFLFLLDLPAFIARMQWMAEEIERIFGKRPQVTDTTEMCMSVTIYHALDLAGFRGALMDGRPWVLGWRESTHLYHYTEEQPYALPPQTYRPPTTPGRRSSGNHRSRNAVVGDRERGPYLLARHLDLSDDVGYRFSNRSWSGYPLYADRYADWIAHTWGDFLLLGWDYETFGEHHRVDSGIFEFMRALPAELARRGVQTRTPSELISRFQQRAYHLPLPVYPTTWAGSGGMEFFLGNSAQQTIFQLMGQVYGMARLTENPELLDLAIWLAQSDNLHLIQWFGRSGPEAEVSAYFTPREWWELGPDGVIREQQQVYLNAIRAMEPYLPTTVARQERLRARLARASTARSTRTRPAGAPGQEQGRALLEAGYVLQKA
- a CDS encoding cytochrome P450, with translation MESRIVAPARGPEPAEESGRRLWGGEQKTARCLERAEPAIEPDQAGVWHVRAFKEARAILRSSAVRQAGFKAEVLALLPRLMRLPLLYSDGQEHQQQRRQTARFFAPRVVNEQYRKLMEAVSEQLIEKLLRRRRIDLSRLTLEMAVRVAAEVVGLTDSWLPGMARRLEAFFRYPIQRLSPDPRTWLNFLGLQWAILRFYWLDVRPAIRVRRRQPRQDVISHLLAQGYSAREILTECVTYGAAGMITTREFIGVAAWHLLEQPALRQRFLQAPEEERLALLEEVLRLEPVVGHLYRRTSQELILAGAGEDQLRIPAGAIIDLHIYAINADERVVGEQARRLCPGRTLHEERVPSSLMGFGDGAHRCPGAPIAMQESDIFLRRLLALPGLRLERSPRLRWNKLICGYELRDLIVSLDESGSRPHAAGPALGVASPTAAALGEP